The genomic window GCCGACGCCATGTTCGCGCCCGTAGTGATGCGGTTTAGAACCTATGCGGTAACGCTTCCGCCGGTGGCGGAGCAATATGCCAGCGCGGTACTCGGATTGGACGCCGTGAAGAAGTGGTGTGCCGCGGGACGGGCGGAGACGGAGTTCGTGCCGGCCGATGAACCTTACGCCACGAAGCCTTAGTCGCTATATCAGCTCGTCCACCAATTCTATCCAGTGCTTCACCGGTATCGTCGTGCCGCTCTGAATGTGGGTAAGGCAGCCGATGTTCGCGCTGGCCACCACTTCCGGTTTGCCGCTGGCTATTGCCTCCACCTTGTTGCGAAGAAGTCGCTGGGCAAGGTCTTCTTGCAATATGGAGTAGGTACCGGCCGAGCCGCAGCATAGATGGGCATCTGGAATAGGTGTCAATGTATAGCCCAAGGCGCGCAACAAATTCTCGGTCACGTCCTTGATTTGTTGCCCGTGCTGAAGAGAGCAGGGCGGGTGGAAGGCAATCTTGGGTCTGGGGCCTTGGCGAATCACCTTCAATAGCTCGTCTTGCGCGGCGCTCATGACTTCGCATATATCCTTGGTGAGTTCGGAAATACGCTCGGCCTTCGCGGCGTAACGCGCATCGTTGCGCAGCATATGGCCGTATTCCTTGACCGTGGTGCCGCAGCCACTCGCCGTCATCACGATGGCTTCCACGCCTTGATTGGCGTAAGGCCACCAGGCGTCTATGTTTTGCCGCATGTAGTTGAGCCCCTCGTCTTGATAATCGAGGTGGTAGGAAAGCGCGCCACAGCAACCCGCGTTGGGTGCGACGATGAGGGAGACTCCGATCTTGTCCAGCACGCGAGCGGCGGCGGCGTTGATGTTGGGGGCAAGCGAAGGTTGCGCGCAACCTTCCAACACCAGCATCTTGCGTTCGTGCCGGGGCGCGGGCCGGCGCGTTGTACGCGCGGAGGCAGCGGCGCTGGGAATCTTCTTGCCCAACACGGAGGGTAGGAAAGGCTTGAAGGATTG from Betaproteobacteria bacterium includes these protein-coding regions:
- the glcF gene encoding glycolate oxidase subunit GlcF — its product is MKTNLAPSIKDTPEGKEAGDILRTCVHCGFCNATCPTYQLLGDELDGPRGRIYLMKEMLEGNRVTAKTQLHLDRCLTCRSCESTCPSGVKYGRLVDIGRHIADKHVDRPLSERLKRKALNAVIPKGQVFSPLMKLGQSFKPFLPSVLGKKIPSAAASARTTRRPAPRHERKMLVLEGCAQPSLAPNINAAAARVLDKIGVSLIVAPNAGCCGALSYHLDYQDEGLNYMRQNIDAWWPYANQGVEAIVMTASGCGTTVKEYGHMLRNDARYAAKAERISELTKDICEVMSAAQDELLKVIRQGPRPKIAFHPPCSLQHGQQIKDVTENLLRALGYTLTPIPDAHLCCGSAGTYSILQEDLAQRLLRNKVEAIASGKPEVVASANIGCLTHIQSGTTIPVKHWIELVDELI